In Mucilaginibacter celer, one DNA window encodes the following:
- a CDS encoding CBU_0592 family membrane protein — MKTSDIIASAGVIILLIAFLLNLTNKLSAQNKAYSLMNFIGAGTCCYASFMVNFYPFVVLEGVWAFVALISLFRVPRGTSV; from the coding sequence ATGAAAACATCAGATATTATAGCATCAGCAGGTGTTATCATCCTTTTGATAGCCTTTTTATTGAATTTAACCAATAAACTATCGGCTCAAAACAAAGCTTACAGCCTCATGAACTTTATAGGTGCAGGCACATGCTGCTATGCATCGTTCATGGTAAACTTCTACCCTTTTGTGGTATTGGAAGGCGTGTGGGCATTTGTAGCTTTAATATCATTATTCAGGGTTCCACGTGGAACATCTGTTTAA
- a CDS encoding gamma carbonic anhydrase family protein → MPLILPVKDKSPVWGNDCFIAENCTIVGNVVMGDNCSVWFNAVIRGDVHYIKIGNNTNIQDGAVIHATYLKAPTNIGNHVSIGHNALVHGCTLHDHTLVGMGAIVMDHAVVNEFVIIAAGAVVLENTICESGYLYAGIPAKKVKPLTDEQRAMLKQLPQNYIMYSGWFKEQ, encoded by the coding sequence ATGCCATTAATATTACCTGTAAAAGATAAAAGCCCGGTTTGGGGCAATGATTGTTTTATTGCCGAAAACTGTACCATAGTAGGGAATGTGGTGATGGGCGATAATTGTTCGGTTTGGTTTAACGCCGTGATCCGTGGCGATGTGCATTATATTAAAATAGGTAATAACACCAATATCCAGGATGGAGCGGTTATTCATGCTACTTATTTAAAAGCCCCCACTAATATTGGTAACCACGTATCTATAGGCCATAACGCGCTTGTACACGGCTGCACTTTGCATGATCATACTTTGGTAGGCATGGGCGCCATTGTGATGGATCATGCGGTTGTAAACGAGTTTGTGATCATTGCTGCAGGTGCTGTGGTATTGGAGAATACCATTTGCGAATCGGGCTATTTATACGCCGGTATTCCTGCTAAAAAAGTAAAGCCCCTTACTGATGAGCAAAGGGCTATGCTGAAGCAATTGCCTCAAAATTATATCATGTATTCCGGTTGGTTTAAGGAACAATAG
- a CDS encoding ABC-F family ATP-binding cassette domain-containing protein: MSTYLSAENLGHQFHDNWLFKNVTIGINRGRKVALVGVNGAGKSTLLKILGGTIKPTEGKVVQARDLNMGYLEQDPNFKNAVTISDYIFHADDVQQQLIRRYEELMENEPDNAKAIEKVMEEMSEVDAWEYEYKIKTILGRLDIHHLNQKITTLSGGQKKRLALAKLLIEDPEVYILDEPTNHLDIDTIEWLEKLLTEGNKTILMVTHDRYFLDNVCNEILEIDRGKIQPYNGSYGYYLEKKAEREAADEAAFQKNSNLLRKELEWMRRQPQARGTKSKARIDAYYELEEKTKNGGPRDKVELSVKTARQGNKIMEMDNLYKSFNGNTYINNFSYTFKRGDRIGLAGRNGSGKSTLLNIITGSLQPDAGTVVKGETTVIGYFHQAGITFKEDERVIDIVKNVAEFITMADGKTISASALLTLFLFPPAKQYGFISKLSGGEKKRLQLMSILMKNPNFLILDEPTNDLDIDTLNVLEEFLTNYGGVLMMVSHDRYLLDKLTDQLFIMEEKGHVRIFNGNYSSYRLELEEAKQQAKKPAPVAQQATPTAKKSKLSYKEAKELEGIEGEISAIEANIKDKNDQLNASGIDPKKLDELLKQIEVLNSQLDDKTARWMELTELNEG; the protein is encoded by the coding sequence GTGAGTACTTATCTATCCGCCGAGAACCTTGGCCATCAATTTCATGACAACTGGTTATTTAAAAATGTAACCATAGGTATTAACCGCGGCCGCAAGGTTGCACTGGTAGGCGTTAACGGTGCCGGCAAATCAACCCTGTTAAAAATACTTGGCGGTACTATTAAACCTACCGAAGGTAAAGTAGTGCAGGCCCGCGATTTAAATATGGGCTACCTGGAGCAGGATCCAAATTTTAAAAACGCGGTTACCATCAGTGATTATATTTTTCATGCAGATGACGTGCAGCAGCAACTTATCCGCAGGTATGAGGAATTGATGGAAAATGAGCCGGACAATGCCAAAGCCATCGAGAAAGTGATGGAAGAAATGAGCGAGGTTGATGCCTGGGAGTATGAGTACAAGATCAAAACTATTTTAGGCCGGTTAGATATCCATCATCTAAATCAAAAGATCACTACCCTATCGGGCGGTCAAAAGAAACGTTTGGCATTAGCCAAACTGCTTATTGAAGATCCGGAAGTTTATATACTGGATGAGCCTACCAACCACTTGGATATTGATACGATAGAATGGTTGGAGAAACTATTAACCGAAGGCAATAAAACCATATTAATGGTTACGCACGACAGGTATTTCCTGGACAATGTATGTAACGAGATATTGGAGATAGACCGTGGCAAAATACAACCCTACAATGGCAGCTACGGGTATTACCTTGAAAAGAAAGCCGAGCGTGAAGCAGCAGACGAAGCAGCATTTCAGAAAAACTCTAACCTGTTAAGGAAAGAGCTGGAATGGATGCGCCGCCAACCTCAGGCCCGTGGCACCAAATCAAAAGCACGTATTGATGCCTATTACGAACTGGAAGAGAAAACCAAAAATGGTGGCCCCCGCGATAAGGTAGAGCTAAGCGTTAAAACAGCACGCCAGGGAAATAAAATTATGGAGATGGATAATCTCTATAAATCATTTAATGGCAATACCTACATCAATAACTTCAGCTATACGTTTAAAAGAGGTGATAGGATTGGCTTGGCGGGCCGTAATGGTAGTGGCAAATCAACCTTATTAAATATCATTACAGGCAGTTTACAGCCCGATGCCGGTACTGTAGTAAAAGGAGAAACAACCGTAATAGGTTACTTTCACCAGGCAGGTATTACATTTAAAGAGGATGAACGTGTAATAGATATTGTAAAAAATGTAGCAGAGTTTATTACTATGGCCGATGGTAAAACCATCTCGGCCTCTGCCCTGCTTACCTTGTTCCTCTTCCCTCCTGCCAAGCAATACGGCTTTATATCAAAGCTAAGCGGTGGCGAAAAGAAACGTTTACAGTTAATGAGCATCCTGATGAAGAACCCCAACTTCCTGATTCTGGATGAGCCTACCAACGATTTGGACATTGATACCTTAAACGTACTGGAAGAGTTTTTAACCAACTATGGCGGCGTATTGATGATGGTATCGCACGATAGGTATTTACTGGATAAGCTAACCGACCAGCTATTCATTATGGAAGAGAAAGGCCATGTACGCATATTCAATGGCAACTATTCATCCTACCGTTTAGAACTGGAAGAAGCAAAACAACAAGCTAAAAAGCCTGCGCCGGTAGCACAGCAAGCTACTCCTACCGCCAAGAAAAGCAAACTAAGCTACAAAGAAGCTAAAGAACTGGAAGGCATAGAAGGCGAGATCAGCGCTATTGAAGCTAATATCAAAGATAAAAACGACCAACTAAATGCTTCAGGTATCGACCCTAAAAAGCTGGATGAACTATTAAAGCAGATAGAAGTTTTAAACAGCCAACTGGATGACAAAACTGCCCGTTGGATGGAACTAACCGAGCTAAACGAAGGATAA
- a CDS encoding Ig-like domain-containing protein, whose product MLNAKPAIFYKNYFLIFIVLFIFGCAAQQPPQGGPRDQTPPKLVKAIPGNKTRNFNAKQIDLEFDEFIKLTNAYQEISMSPAMEKQPEYSSNKRKLKVEFKDTLQKNTTYVISFGKSIQDVNESNILKNFTYVFSTGNHIDSLSMTGTVTNTLTQEKEKDVLVFLFPVKQDTLFGKKKPAIFALTDSSGNFALNNLREDDYRIYALKEASPNKIFDNDNELIAFLKKPVHLRSDTSNIQLNLFRQDPDKFRVTEKRFDQDGKLQLIFNRGLIQPGIKVIYPANVDDRKQVTYTPTNDTASVYLRNMNFDSVRVAIYEKGKAIDTIYQLKRKNESFTRVLTASYNLGNDSKLKPGTDLKITANIPIESFDQSLITLNEDSVATNDFTIQKDTGNYKVLNLKYRWREQSRYELILNEGALTDVYGDKNKRLPSKKFQINKIENYSQLTAKITLPADTGKAYVVELLSEDKKKIQSNPITKSGSIVYKGILAAKYYIRVIYDDNKNGKWDSGNVKQRRQPEQIWLNEKLITLRPNWEAEEPITVPKEPIVP is encoded by the coding sequence ATGTTAAACGCAAAACCGGCTATTTTTTACAAAAATTATTTCCTGATTTTTATCGTTTTATTCATTTTTGGCTGCGCGGCTCAGCAACCACCCCAGGGAGGGCCGCGCGACCAGACCCCACCCAAATTGGTGAAGGCAATTCCCGGAAACAAAACCCGGAATTTTAATGCCAAACAAATCGACCTGGAATTTGACGAGTTTATTAAACTCACCAACGCCTACCAGGAAATCAGTATGAGCCCGGCGATGGAAAAGCAACCGGAGTATTCGTCCAACAAACGCAAACTAAAAGTTGAGTTTAAAGACACGCTCCAAAAAAATACAACTTATGTGATCAGCTTCGGCAAGTCGATCCAGGATGTGAACGAAAGTAATATCCTTAAAAATTTCACTTACGTTTTTTCTACCGGTAACCATATCGACTCATTAAGCATGACCGGTACGGTAACCAACACCCTCACCCAGGAAAAAGAAAAAGATGTATTGGTATTTTTATTTCCGGTGAAACAGGATACCTTATTCGGAAAAAAGAAGCCGGCCATTTTCGCGCTCACCGATTCATCAGGAAATTTTGCTTTGAACAATTTGCGTGAAGACGATTACCGCATTTATGCCTTGAAAGAAGCAAGCCCAAATAAAATATTTGATAACGATAATGAGTTGATCGCTTTTCTGAAAAAGCCGGTGCATTTAAGGAGCGATACATCCAATATCCAGTTAAATTTATTCAGGCAAGATCCCGATAAATTCAGGGTAACTGAAAAACGTTTTGACCAGGACGGAAAATTACAGTTGATATTTAACCGCGGCTTGATTCAGCCGGGTATTAAGGTTATTTACCCGGCCAATGTTGACGATAGAAAACAGGTTACCTACACCCCCACCAATGATACAGCTTCAGTTTATTTACGAAACATGAACTTCGATTCGGTACGTGTAGCCATCTATGAAAAAGGGAAAGCCATCGATACCATTTATCAGCTTAAACGTAAAAATGAAAGCTTTACACGCGTGCTTACCGCAAGCTACAACCTTGGTAACGACAGTAAATTAAAACCTGGTACCGACCTTAAAATAACGGCAAATATCCCTATCGAAAGTTTCGATCAATCGTTGATCACTTTAAATGAAGACTCTGTAGCCACAAATGATTTCACCATCCAAAAGGATACCGGTAATTACAAGGTGCTCAACTTAAAATACCGGTGGCGCGAACAAAGCCGGTACGAACTGATTTTAAATGAAGGTGCGTTAACTGATGTTTATGGCGACAAAAACAAAAGGCTTCCTTCTAAAAAATTCCAGATCAATAAAATAGAAAACTATAGCCAGCTTACGGCCAAAATAACTTTACCGGCCGATACAGGTAAAGCTTATGTTGTTGAACTTTTAAGTGAAGACAAAAAGAAGATTCAAAGTAACCCGATAACCAAAAGTGGTTCGATAGTTTACAAAGGCATCCTGGCAGCCAAGTATTATATCCGCGTTATTTACGATGATAATAAAAATGGCAAATGGGATAGCGGTAACGTAAAACAACGCCGCCAGCCCGAACAGATTTGGCTCAATGAAAAACTCATCACCCTAAGGCCAAACTGGGAAGCAGAAGAGCCTATAACAGTACCTAAGGAACCTATTGTTCCTTAA
- the mnmG gene encoding tRNA uridine-5-carboxymethylaminomethyl(34) synthesis enzyme MnmG, producing the protein MFKKYNVIVVGAGHAGCEAAAAAANLGSSVLLITMNMGTIAQMSCNPAMGGVAKGQIVREVDALGGYSGIITDKTSIQFRMLNQSKGPAMWSPRAQSDRMRFAEEWRLALEATLNVDFWQDTVTSLLVKGNTVCGVRTSIGIEIEADAVVLTNGTFLNGVIHIGEKRFGGGRTGEKAATGLTEQLVELGFEAGRMKTGTPPRVDGRSLNYSQMEEQWGDPVRGKFSFTDVPMIEEQRCCWITYTNTDVHETLKEGFEKSPMFTGRIKGLGPRYCPSIEDKINRFAERDRHQIFVEPEGLNTVEIYVNGFSTSLPEDVQYKALTKIPGFENAKMFRPGYAIEYDFFPPTQLSLTLETKQISNLYFAGQINGTTGYEEAASQGFIAGINAHQKINDKHELILKRSESYIGVLIDDLVTKGTEEPYRMFTSRAEHRLLLRQDNADIRLSPIGHELGLINDERLEKVNQKVKNSDDIVAYTKSKSIDPSTVNGLLEELGTSALTQSNKLFNLLSRPQVTFEDLKKADAPLAELLSAYDKETIEQAEIKIKYESYFIKEMEIVDKMKKMEDREINPNFDYHTLVSLSKEAREKLMRIKPRTLGQASRISGVSPSDISVLMVHVSR; encoded by the coding sequence ATGTTTAAGAAATATAATGTAATTGTAGTTGGTGCCGGGCATGCGGGCTGTGAAGCTGCCGCTGCTGCTGCCAACTTAGGTTCGTCGGTTTTGCTGATAACCATGAATATGGGTACCATTGCCCAGATGAGCTGCAACCCTGCTATGGGTGGTGTAGCCAAAGGCCAGATAGTACGTGAGGTGGATGCTTTGGGTGGATATTCGGGCATTATAACTGATAAAACATCTATCCAATTCCGGATGCTGAATCAATCGAAAGGTCCGGCCATGTGGAGCCCACGAGCCCAAAGTGACCGTATGAGATTTGCTGAAGAGTGGCGTTTAGCTTTGGAAGCTACTTTAAACGTTGATTTTTGGCAGGATACTGTTACCTCGTTATTAGTAAAAGGTAACACAGTTTGTGGCGTTCGCACATCAATCGGTATCGAAATAGAAGCCGATGCAGTAGTGCTAACCAACGGAACTTTCCTGAATGGTGTTATTCATATAGGCGAGAAAAGGTTTGGCGGAGGTCGTACAGGCGAGAAAGCAGCTACCGGTTTAACAGAACAATTAGTTGAATTAGGCTTTGAAGCAGGCCGTATGAAAACTGGTACCCCACCCCGCGTAGATGGCCGTAGTTTGAACTATAGCCAGATGGAAGAGCAATGGGGCGACCCGGTAAGGGGCAAATTTTCGTTCACCGATGTACCGATGATTGAAGAACAACGCTGCTGTTGGATCACCTATACCAATACCGATGTACACGAAACCTTGAAAGAGGGCTTTGAAAAATCGCCAATGTTTACCGGTAGAATTAAAGGTTTAGGTCCGCGTTACTGTCCATCTATTGAAGATAAAATTAACCGCTTTGCAGAGCGTGATCGTCACCAGATTTTTGTTGAACCTGAAGGTTTGAATACGGTTGAGATCTATGTAAACGGTTTCTCTACCTCCCTACCCGAAGACGTACAATACAAAGCACTCACCAAAATACCGGGATTTGAAAACGCTAAAATGTTTAGGCCGGGGTATGCTATCGAGTACGATTTCTTCCCGCCTACCCAATTGAGTTTAACTTTGGAGACCAAACAGATCAGCAACCTTTACTTCGCCGGCCAGATCAATGGTACCACCGGGTATGAAGAAGCGGCATCACAAGGTTTCATTGCAGGTATCAACGCGCACCAAAAAATTAATGATAAACATGAATTGATCCTTAAAAGATCAGAGTCATATATCGGTGTTTTGATTGATGACCTGGTAACCAAAGGTACCGAAGAACCTTATCGCATGTTCACTTCAAGGGCCGAACACCGTTTGTTGCTTCGTCAAGACAATGCCGATATCAGGCTATCTCCTATTGGTCATGAATTGGGATTGATCAATGATGAGCGTTTGGAAAAGGTAAATCAAAAAGTAAAAAACTCGGATGACATTGTAGCCTATACCAAAAGTAAATCCATCGATCCATCTACAGTAAATGGATTGCTGGAAGAGTTGGGTACAAGCGCGCTTACCCAAAGCAATAAACTTTTCAATTTACTGAGCAGGCCACAGGTTACTTTTGAAGACCTGAAAAAAGCCGACGCGCCATTAGCCGAACTCCTATCAGCCTACGATAAAGAAACTATTGAGCAGGCTGAAATAAAAATCAAATATGAGAGTTATTTCATCAAGGAGATGGAGATAGTAGACAAGATGAAAAAAATGGAAGACCGCGAGATCAACCCAAATTTTGATTACCACACTTTGGTGTCGTTATCAAAAGAGGCCCGCGAAAAATTGATGCGCATCAAACCGCGCACTTTAGGCCAGGCATCACGTATTTCGGGCGTTTCACCATCAGATATTTCTGTTTTAATGGTTCACGTATCAAGATAA